From the genome of Culicoidibacter larvae, one region includes:
- the pstC gene encoding phosphate ABC transporter permease subunit PstC, protein MNKRIRSKFFEYFWRNIFLIMATVSIVSVVGIGLFVFVNGSTPFYQPSMANPIVVFDGFTESNKVIYDGKQITKMNDQINTDDGEHTIQYTDAEGNIQTVQFVIDPTQTDTSKVVEFLEYPDDSKVDNSVRYSATLTLAGSTTLSPKEISVVAPEPPYSILSFLFGQEWRPDSMKLYGILPMIISSILVTICALLIGVPIGVLTGVYLAELAPPRVARVLRPLTELLAGIPSVVFGFIGLMVIVPFIQNTFQIATGTSALAASIVLGIMILPTVISMTETSLRAVPSFYKEGSLALGATQIQTIFKVQIRAAKSGILTGIVLGIGRAMGETMAVILVAGNSPQIPGSILDSVRTLTATIALEMGYASGRHSEMLFAIGIVLFVFIFILNVVVLAINKREAK, encoded by the coding sequence ATGAACAAGCGGATAAGAAGTAAGTTTTTCGAATATTTTTGGCGTAATATATTTTTAATTATGGCCACAGTATCAATTGTTTCTGTAGTTGGTATTGGTCTATTTGTATTTGTAAATGGGTCAACTCCCTTTTATCAACCTTCGATGGCAAATCCGATAGTTGTGTTTGATGGATTTACTGAATCAAATAAAGTTATATATGACGGAAAACAAATTACTAAAATGAATGATCAGATTAATACTGATGATGGAGAGCATACAATACAGTATACAGATGCTGAAGGCAATATTCAGACGGTACAATTTGTTATTGATCCAACTCAAACTGATACAAGTAAAGTTGTTGAGTTTTTAGAATACCCAGATGATTCAAAGGTTGATAATAGTGTTAGATATTCAGCTACACTTACATTGGCTGGTTCTACAACACTAAGTCCAAAAGAAATTTCAGTTGTTGCACCAGAACCACCATATTCAATATTGTCTTTCCTTTTTGGCCAAGAGTGGCGGCCTGATAGTATGAAACTTTACGGAATATTACCAATGATTATATCAAGTATATTGGTAACTATTTGTGCTTTATTGATTGGTGTTCCAATTGGGGTTCTGACAGGTGTCTATTTAGCAGAATTGGCACCGCCAAGAGTTGCTCGAGTATTAAGACCACTGACTGAGTTACTGGCTGGAATTCCTTCAGTAGTATTTGGTTTTATTGGTTTAATGGTTATCGTACCGTTTATACAGAATACATTTCAGATTGCGACCGGAACTTCGGCTCTTGCAGCCTCAATAGTATTAGGGATAATGATTCTCCCGACAGTTATTTCTATGACAGAGACTTCTTTACGTGCAGTGCCATCCTTTTATAAGGAAGGTTCACTAGCATTGGGAGCTACACAAATTCAAACGATTTTTAAAGTGCAAATCCGGGCGGCTAAGTCAGGTATATTGACTGGGATTGTTTTAGGAATTGGACGTGCAATGGGTGAAACGATGGCAGTAATATTGGTTGCAGGGAATTCGCCACAAATACCAGGATCAATATTAGATAGTGTAAGAACTTTGACGGCGACAATTGCCTTAGAAATGGGATATGCATCAGGTCGTCATAGTGAAATGTTATTTGCTATCGGTATTGTGCTGTTTGTCTTCATTTTTATTCTTAACGTTGTAGTCTTAGCTATTAATAAGCGGGAGGCGAAATAA
- the pstA gene encoding phosphate ABC transporter permease PstA, with product MNSRKIKDTIIKVFIYISVIIACSSIIGIIGYSLFKGLPALSIDFIIGDDGILPMIVSTLYTVAISLAVSIPIGIMAAIYLQEYAKPGRFVNIIRLATQSLSGVPSIVFGLFGLAFFVRLLGFQVSLLSAGLTLAVMNLPVIIRSTEEALKSVPNSYREGSLGLGASKIRTIWRVVLPSALPGILSATILAIGRIVGESAPVLMTAGLLSDMPSGIFDGGQTLTVHLYLLAQEAFTAADFEAAFATATVLIIIVLIVNITARLIVRALKRT from the coding sequence ATGAATAGTCGCAAAATAAAAGATACAATAATTAAAGTATTTATATATATTTCAGTTATTATTGCCTGTAGCTCAATAATTGGAATAATTGGTTATTCATTATTCAAAGGGTTGCCGGCATTATCCATTGATTTTATTATTGGTGATGATGGGATCCTGCCAATGATTGTATCAACTCTGTATACTGTAGCTATATCACTAGCTGTATCAATTCCAATAGGGATTATGGCAGCGATATATTTGCAGGAATATGCGAAGCCAGGAAGATTTGTAAATATTATCCGCTTGGCAACACAATCTCTTTCGGGAGTACCATCAATTGTATTCGGGTTATTCGGTTTGGCATTCTTTGTTCGATTGCTTGGATTTCAAGTTTCGTTATTGTCAGCTGGTCTTACCTTGGCAGTAATGAATCTACCAGTTATTATTCGTTCAACAGAAGAGGCATTGAAATCTGTGCCAAACAGTTACAGAGAGGGTTCTTTAGGGCTAGGAGCTTCAAAGATTCGAACAATCTGGCGTGTTGTCTTACCAAGTGCATTGCCTGGAATACTGAGTGCAACAATCCTAGCAATTGGACGTATTGTTGGTGAATCAGCACCAGTGTTGATGACAGCTGGTTTGTTATCAGATATGCCATCAGGAATATTTGATGGCGGGCAAACGTTAACAGTACACCTCTACTTGTTAGCGCAAGAGGCATTTACTGCTGCAGATTTTGAAGCAGCATTTGCAACAGCAACAGTATTAATCATTATAGTGTTGATTGTTAATATAACAGCTAGATTGATCGTAAGAGCATTAAAACGTACATAG
- the dnaX gene encoding DNA polymerase III subunit gamma/tau has translation MYQALYRAYRPKKFSDVAGQSHVTTSLRNTIINNKLSHAYLFNGPRGTGKTSMAKLFAKALSCEHPINGEPCCECPACLAIEQTQVQDIIEIDAASNNGVDEIRQLRDAVKYAPTQLKYKVYIIDEVHMLSIGAFNALLKTLEEPPAHIIFILATTEVHKIPATVISRCQRYDFHRISEKDIAKRISYVSEQEEINISDDAIGLIAKLADGALRDALGLLDQVNAYTTDKIDVEDIYQVAGIVPKEMIVNCLKYLMTNNKELLTYFDYVFDHGKNINLFLQEIIEFLRDILIAKINNEVIEGAEEIIPLLNNEVIYQLIQILNDCLNDVKYARLPKITIQVALLKCANLFINTKYDIEVNAAPTAQNELEEQYTIPYLNDGIISQEIIAEENEPIIHDYNDNNSVVEIEHSEVDFLVEDDTDNNVQGISDLQASDSDEETLSNIVSDKSNKNEVSVASDWAIDDEQQDADEYTGGSQDDLVVVDEEENEPQEFSQTLFATNSEPAVSSEEQLDDSKAEPENILTMEPITENQEFIVEVNDEMPTELINDTADSMMVDNASRDYIEQENDSEVLVADDEQFEVEDLSINTLPTEEINVELENKEAANEEQSIEYYRSENDIKDVLGADTTIEEAMEYQEVIESVEQEQVDIVFDFQGAQEQKETRGMIPKYMEMIYSGNDEDEAEFQNYIGKHLQKIMAEVALQPEVSKLELFKRKWQVIEKDALNPIKSMLADTEPKIATNSEVVVSSYNKALVGQLRSRPSQQRVLDSVKDIVGENYNVIVIDEATWMKQREVFAQKWKRQEVNQEQVDVLSKEIEYVENDYDPDYVIEGQISLLDESEDSIVSDARALFGDDIVEVK, from the coding sequence ATGTATCAAGCATTATATCGCGCTTATAGACCTAAAAAGTTTTCTGACGTTGCGGGCCAAAGTCATGTGACGACTTCTTTACGTAATACAATAATCAACAATAAACTTAGTCACGCTTATTTATTTAATGGTCCCAGAGGTACCGGAAAAACTTCCATGGCTAAATTATTTGCTAAAGCATTAAGCTGTGAACATCCGATTAATGGGGAGCCATGTTGCGAATGTCCGGCTTGTTTGGCAATTGAACAAACACAAGTACAAGATATTATTGAAATTGATGCTGCAAGTAATAATGGTGTTGATGAAATTAGACAACTAAGAGATGCAGTAAAATACGCACCAACACAACTGAAATATAAAGTTTATATTATTGATGAGGTTCATATGCTCTCTATCGGAGCATTTAATGCGCTTTTAAAGACATTGGAAGAGCCACCAGCACATATCATATTTATTTTGGCAACAACTGAGGTTCATAAAATTCCGGCTACAGTCATATCAAGATGCCAACGATATGATTTTCATAGAATTTCAGAAAAAGATATAGCTAAAAGAATCAGCTATGTATCGGAACAGGAAGAAATAAATATTAGTGATGATGCCATTGGTTTGATTGCTAAATTGGCTGATGGAGCACTCAGAGATGCTTTGGGGTTATTGGATCAAGTCAATGCTTATACAACTGATAAGATTGATGTTGAAGATATATATCAAGTAGCGGGAATTGTTCCAAAAGAAATGATTGTTAATTGCTTAAAGTACTTAATGACCAATAATAAAGAGCTGCTAACTTATTTCGACTATGTATTTGATCATGGTAAAAATATTAATTTATTTCTTCAAGAAATCATAGAGTTCTTGCGGGATATATTAATAGCAAAAATTAATAATGAAGTTATTGAAGGGGCTGAAGAAATTATTCCATTGTTGAATAATGAAGTTATTTATCAGCTCATTCAGATACTGAATGATTGTTTGAATGATGTAAAGTATGCACGATTACCTAAAATAACAATCCAAGTTGCGTTGTTAAAATGTGCAAATTTGTTTATTAATACAAAATATGATATTGAGGTTAATGCAGCCCCAACGGCTCAAAATGAGTTAGAAGAACAATATACAATACCATATTTAAATGACGGAATTATTTCCCAGGAAATAATTGCAGAAGAAAATGAACCAATTATTCATGATTATAACGATAATAATAGTGTTGTGGAAATAGAACATTCTGAAGTTGATTTTCTAGTTGAAGATGACACTGATAACAATGTTCAAGGAATTTCGGATTTACAAGCGAGTGATTCGGATGAAGAAACCTTAAGTAATATTGTGAGTGATAAAAGTAACAAGAATGAGGTAAGTGTGGCATCTGATTGGGCTATTGATGATGAACAACAGGATGCTGATGAGTATACTGGTGGAAGTCAAGATGATCTGGTTGTAGTAGATGAAGAAGAAAATGAACCTCAGGAATTTTCGCAAACTCTATTTGCAACTAATTCAGAACCAGCAGTTAGCTCAGAAGAACAATTAGATGATTCGAAAGCTGAACCCGAAAATATACTAACAATGGAACCCATTACTGAGAATCAGGAATTTATTGTGGAAGTTAATGATGAAATGCCGACCGAATTAATTAATGATACTGCTGATTCGATGATGGTGGATAATGCTTCTCGTGATTACATAGAACAAGAGAACGATTCAGAAGTATTAGTTGCGGATGATGAGCAATTTGAAGTTGAAGATTTATCAATAAACACTTTGCCTACTGAAGAAATTAATGTTGAACTTGAAAATAAAGAAGCAGCCAATGAAGAACAATCTATTGAGTATTATAGAAGTGAAAATGATATCAAAGATGTTCTGGGTGCAGATACAACGATTGAAGAGGCAATGGAATATCAAGAGGTTATTGAATCAGTGGAACAAGAGCAAGTTGATATTGTCTTTGATTTTCAAGGAGCACAAGAGCAAAAAGAGACTCGTGGCATGATTCCAAAATATATGGAAATGATTTATAGCGGCAATGATGAGGATGAAGCTGAGTTCCAAAATTATATTGGTAAACATTTACAAAAGATTATGGCAGAAGTAGCTTTGCAACCTGAAGTTAGTAAATTGGAACTATTTAAGAGAAAATGGCAAGTGATTGAAAAGGATGCGCTTAATCCAATTAAAAGTATGCTTGCAGATACAGAACCAAAAATTGCAACAAATTCAGAAGTTGTAGTTTCATCATATAATAAGGCGTTGGTTGGTCAATTGAGATCACGTCCGAGTCAACAACGAGTTTTGGATTCAGTGAAAGATATTGTAGGAGAGAACTATAATGTTATTGTTATTGATGAAGCTACATGGATGAAGCAAAGAGAAGTCTTTGCTCAAAAGTGGAAACGTCAGGAAGTAAATCAAGAACAAGTTGATGTTTTATCAAAAGAAATTGAATATGTTGAAAATGACTATGATCCGGATTATGTTATTGAGGGGCAGATTTCATTACTAGATGAATCAGAAGATAGTATAGTAAGCGATGCTCGTGCACTTTTCGGTGATGATATTGTTGAAGTAAAATAG
- the recR gene encoding recombination mediator RecR, producing the protein MNYPIQITNLIESFQKLPGVGPKTAERLALYVVTNMQEDDALLMSKALIAAKRELMFCDVCGYVTDVSPCSICTDTNRDRTILCVVEESRDVMAMERMGQYHGLYHVLGGALSPIDGIGPEDLLLTELIQRLKDEPDISEIIIATNPNMEGETTAQYIRRLLETTDIRLSRIAHGLPVGGDLEYVDEATLLKAIEGRREMK; encoded by the coding sequence ATGAACTATCCAATACAAATTACAAATCTTATTGAAAGTTTTCAAAAACTCCCTGGAGTTGGTCCGAAGACAGCAGAGCGTTTAGCGCTCTATGTCGTTACTAATATGCAAGAAGATGATGCATTACTTATGAGTAAAGCATTGATTGCTGCAAAACGTGAATTAATGTTCTGCGATGTTTGCGGTTATGTTACTGATGTTTCACCATGCTCAATTTGCACAGATACAAATAGAGATAGAACGATTTTGTGTGTGGTGGAAGAGTCGCGTGATGTTATGGCAATGGAACGTATGGGACAATATCATGGCTTGTACCATGTTTTAGGAGGGGCATTATCTCCAATTGATGGTATTGGTCCTGAAGATTTATTGTTAACTGAACTGATTCAGAGACTAAAAGATGAACCGGACATTTCAGAAATAATTATTGCTACAAACCCTAATATGGAAGGCGAGACTACGGCGCAATATATCAGACGTTTATTAGAGACAACCGATATTCGATTATCGAGAATTGCCCATGGATTGCCGGTTGGCGGTGACCTTGAGTATGTTGACGAAGCAACTTTGCTAAAGGCCATTGAAGGTCGACGTGAAATGAAATAA
- a CDS encoding response regulator transcription factor: protein MKLANIFVVEDETNLQKILKYDLTHEGYNVTLSGDGLDAAVILKHQSFDIYLLDWMLPELSGLELCKIIRQHDQTGHIIMLTARSDEFDKVEALNAGADDYITKPFSNRELIARIQARLRKQHNLSESKQLDKIVLNDITIIPEKYETYLGDEKIELTLREYELLLYLVKHANKVVSRDQLLESLWGYSYDGDTRTIDVHMFKIRSKFENETIKFKTIRGIGYMLETK from the coding sequence ATGAAATTGGCAAATATTTTTGTTGTTGAAGATGAGACAAATCTCCAAAAAATTTTAAAGTATGATTTAACACATGAAGGATATAATGTTACTTTATCTGGAGATGGATTGGATGCTGCAGTGATACTTAAACATCAGTCTTTTGATATTTATTTACTTGACTGGATGCTACCGGAACTCTCAGGACTTGAATTATGTAAGATAATTCGTCAACATGATCAAACCGGGCACATTATAATGCTTACCGCAAGAAGTGATGAATTTGATAAAGTTGAAGCACTAAATGCCGGCGCAGATGACTATATTACCAAACCTTTTTCAAATCGCGAACTCATTGCACGCATACAGGCAAGATTGCGTAAGCAACATAACTTATCTGAATCTAAACAATTAGACAAAATAGTACTAAATGATATTACTATTATTCCTGAAAAATACGAAACATATTTAGGTGACGAAAAAATCGAACTTACATTGCGTGAATATGAACTTCTGCTTTATTTAGTTAAGCATGCAAATAAAGTTGTCAGTCGGGATCAACTACTTGAATCCTTATGGGGTTATAGCTATGATGGTGATACTAGAACAATAGATGTTCATATGTTCAAAATTCGCTCGAAATTTGAAAACGAAACTATTAAGTTTAAAACTATTCGCGGAATTGGTTACATGTTAGAAACAAAGTGA
- a CDS encoding phosphate ABC transporter substrate-binding protein: MKYIKFLVIFITTGLLLTGCGSTNANATSISVNGSSSVSELFESRGGVAGFIDVYEEENTDIAIKLSASGSSDGIKAAKEGLADIGMSSRKLKAEEKPGLERVVIALDAIAVVVNPGNPVDNLTVEQLSDIYTGKITNWSQVGGEDKPIALIARESGSGTRGAFEELLNIKDQMSETANEFNGTGGIKAEVVQNKNAIGYISLGAVDDNLKAIEIDGIYPSTKTVKDGSYALQRPFILVYRDDVISDEARSFIDWILSDEGQQIVENKKFITIN, from the coding sequence ATGAAGTATATAAAGTTTTTAGTAATATTTATTACCACAGGATTATTGTTGACAGGATGTGGTAGTACCAATGCCAATGCAACATCAATTTCTGTCAATGGTTCATCATCTGTATCTGAGCTTTTTGAATCTCGTGGTGGTGTTGCAGGATTTATTGATGTTTATGAGGAAGAGAATACTGATATTGCAATTAAACTAAGTGCAAGTGGTTCTTCGGATGGAATTAAAGCCGCAAAAGAAGGTTTAGCAGACATTGGAATGAGCTCGAGAAAATTAAAGGCTGAAGAGAAGCCTGGACTTGAACGGGTTGTTATCGCCCTGGATGCTATTGCAGTTGTAGTTAACCCCGGAAATCCTGTTGATAATTTAACTGTTGAACAACTTTCAGATATTTATACGGGAAAAATAACTAACTGGAGTCAAGTTGGTGGCGAAGATAAGCCTATTGCATTAATTGCGAGGGAGTCTGGTTCTGGCACACGTGGAGCCTTTGAAGAATTATTGAATATCAAAGATCAAATGTCTGAGACAGCAAACGAGTTTAATGGTACCGGTGGAATCAAAGCAGAGGTTGTTCAAAACAAGAATGCGATTGGATACATATCATTAGGTGCAGTTGATGATAACTTAAAAGCAATTGAGATTGATGGGATATATCCGTCAACTAAAACAGTTAAAGATGGAAGTTATGCATTACAACGACCATTTATTCTTGTATATCGTGATGATGTCATTTCAGATGAGGCTAGAAGTTTTATCGATTGGATTTTGAGTGATGAGGGTCAGCAAATAGTTGAAAACAAAAAATTCATTACTATTAACTAA
- a CDS encoding phosphate ABC transporter substrate-binding protein → MKLGKTLIVLGILGAVLAGCSTQADNSNTSITINGSTSVAELFETTNGHEGIIDAYKTVAPNVTIKMSPTGSSDGIKAAQSGSTEIGMSSRQLKTEEKTGLTSVMIAVDAIAIVVNPENSVDNLTSQQLTDIYTGKITNWKDVGGKDAPISVVARESGSGTRGAFEELLEIKDQMVTSANEFNGTGAVRTEVSQNPNAIGYLSLGAIDDHLKAIHLNDVEATVDNVKNGSYTLQRPFLLVYKEDVVTDADKAFIDWVLSPEGQQIVTAKKYIAVN, encoded by the coding sequence ATGAAATTGGGAAAAACATTAATCGTGTTAGGAATACTGGGTGCAGTACTCGCAGGTTGTAGTACGCAAGCAGATAACAGTAATACATCGATAACAATAAACGGCTCAACATCAGTAGCAGAATTATTTGAGACTACAAATGGGCACGAGGGAATTATTGATGCATATAAAACGGTAGCACCAAATGTAACAATAAAAATGAGTCCAACGGGTTCTTCTGATGGAATTAAAGCTGCGCAATCAGGAAGCACAGAAATTGGAATGTCATCAAGACAATTGAAAACAGAAGAGAAGACTGGGCTTACTTCAGTAATGATTGCAGTTGATGCAATTGCTATTGTTGTCAATCCTGAAAATAGTGTTGATAATCTTACTTCGCAACAATTAACCGATATTTACACTGGAAAGATAACAAACTGGAAAGACGTTGGTGGTAAAGACGCTCCTATTTCAGTTGTTGCAAGAGAATCTGGTTCAGGTACTCGTGGGGCATTTGAAGAATTGCTAGAAATAAAAGATCAAATGGTTACAAGTGCAAATGAGTTTAATGGAACTGGTGCAGTTCGCACCGAGGTCTCACAAAACCCTAATGCAATTGGGTACCTTTCGTTAGGAGCTATTGATGATCATTTGAAAGCTATCCACCTAAATGATGTAGAAGCAACAGTGGATAATGTTAAAAATGGAAGCTATACATTACAACGGCCATTCTTATTGGTTTATAAAGAAGATGTGGTTACAGATGCAGATAAAGCATTTATTGATTGGGTATTGAGTCCCGAAGGACAGCAAATTGTTACAGCTAAGAAATACATTGCTGTAAATTAA
- a CDS encoding YbaB/EbfC family nucleoid-associated protein → MAGYGKMMQQMAKMQRDMEKKQAELDATEFVGTAGGSAVEITVNGKREVLNLSIMDELVDVEEKEELIDMLKIAINDALNKVEVETDKAMSKFSGGANIPGLF, encoded by the coding sequence ATGGCTGGATATGGCAAAATGATGCAACAAATGGCAAAAATGCAAAGAGATATGGAAAAGAAACAAGCAGAATTGGATGCAACTGAGTTTGTTGGAACTGCTGGCGGAAGTGCGGTAGAGATAACCGTGAATGGGAAAAGAGAAGTTCTTAATCTTAGTATTATGGATGAACTTGTTGATGTAGAAGAGAAAGAAGAGTTAATTGATATGCTTAAGATAGCAATTAATGACGCATTGAATAAAGTTGAAGTTGAGACTGATAAGGCAATGAGCAAGTTTTCAGGCGGAGCAAATATACCTGGATTATTCTAG
- a CDS encoding sensor histidine kinase, which produces MSKAFIKLLSLNITLVILALIAFYFYPFLGLLVLIIVIGFDINKVYNQSKERQSEKIYERKRFEFELSETEKTIENQEAQLEALLNNIDSPIFFIDNNHNLSYYNIPFQKNFKFTESNLVDYLQILPNELVKYIDDAQFLNTSTEHSIKINQKYYQFISHPIKNNQDYFLGNIFILNDITSIEYSKRAQRHFIAYASHELKTPIAAIRGAIEILINHDNIPDDDKIDFQNMIIEQTEKMNILVSDLLDLSKLESDSYHLDYSLVSINNLITETLKPFEQEIAKQQLTISINSNDLKFYVDQFRMKQVFTNIISNAIKFSHPNGTIALSITESKNNYQIQITDNGIGISSKDIKKVFDPFYTITSRDQSSGTGLGLTIVKTIIGLHDGSIDITSKKDSGTTVSILIPKKYILEKELN; this is translated from the coding sequence ATGTCTAAAGCTTTCATCAAATTATTATCATTAAATATCACACTCGTTATTCTCGCACTCATTGCTTTTTATTTCTATCCTTTCCTCGGACTTCTAGTTTTAATTATCGTTATTGGATTTGATATCAATAAAGTTTATAATCAATCCAAAGAACGCCAATCGGAAAAAATATATGAACGCAAGCGCTTTGAATTTGAATTATCGGAGACAGAAAAAACAATTGAAAATCAAGAGGCTCAACTAGAAGCCCTGTTAAACAATATTGATAGTCCAATTTTTTTCATTGATAACAATCACAACTTATCTTATTACAATATTCCATTTCAGAAAAACTTTAAATTTACTGAATCTAATCTTGTAGACTACTTACAAATACTGCCAAATGAATTAGTAAAATATATTGATGATGCTCAATTCTTAAATACTTCTACCGAGCATAGCATTAAAATAAATCAAAAATATTACCAATTCATCTCACATCCTATTAAAAATAACCAAGATTATTTCCTGGGAAATATTTTTATTTTAAATGACATCACCTCAATCGAGTACTCTAAGCGAGCACAACGACACTTTATCGCCTATGCTTCCCATGAACTTAAAACCCCTATTGCTGCAATTCGAGGAGCAATTGAAATACTAATCAATCATGATAACATTCCGGATGATGATAAAATTGACTTCCAAAATATGATTATTGAGCAAACAGAAAAAATGAATATATTAGTATCTGATTTACTTGACCTATCAAAACTGGAAAGTGATAGTTATCACTTAGACTATTCATTGGTTAGCATTAACAACCTTATTACTGAAACATTAAAGCCATTTGAGCAGGAAATAGCAAAACAACAACTAACAATTTCTATAAATTCAAATGACTTAAAATTCTATGTTGATCAATTCAGAATGAAACAAGTCTTTACTAATATAATAAGCAATGCCATAAAGTTCTCTCATCCGAACGGAACTATAGCTCTTTCAATTACCGAATCAAAGAATAACTACCAAATACAAATAACCGATAATGGCATTGGAATAAGTTCAAAGGACATCAAAAAAGTATTTGATCCATTTTATACAATCACCTCCAGAGATCAATCTTCCGGAACAGGCCTTGGGCTTACAATAGTAAAAACGATTATTGGTTTACATGATGGATCAATTGATATTACGAGTAAAAAAGACTCTGGAACAACAGTTTCAATCTTGATTCCTAAAAAATATATATTAGAAAAAGAGCTCAATTAA
- the pstB gene encoding phosphate ABC transporter ATP-binding protein PstB, whose translation MDSNIKMKVNNLDLFYGEFQALKMINMEIKEKEITALIGPSGCGKSTFLRTLNRMNDLVDGVKIQGEILLDDSDIYAKNLDVTDLRKRVGMVFQKPNPFPMSIYENIVYGPKAQGIRNKDELNAIVEKSLKRAALWDEVKDKLHKSALALSGGQQQRLCIARTVAMNPEVILMDEPTSALDPIATAKIEQLMVELKERYTIVIVTHSMQQASRISDTTAFFLLGSLIEMNDTQSIFSLPKDQRTEDYITGRFG comes from the coding sequence ATGGATAGTAATATTAAAATGAAAGTAAATAATCTGGATTTGTTTTATGGTGAATTTCAAGCACTTAAAATGATTAATATGGAGATTAAGGAAAAAGAGATTACAGCTCTTATAGGCCCATCGGGTTGTGGAAAGTCAACATTCTTAAGAACTCTGAATCGTATGAATGATCTTGTGGATGGTGTCAAAATACAAGGCGAGATACTACTTGATGATAGCGACATTTACGCAAAAAATTTGGATGTCACAGATTTACGTAAACGAGTAGGGATGGTTTTCCAAAAACCAAACCCATTTCCAATGAGCATTTATGAAAATATTGTTTATGGTCCAAAAGCGCAAGGAATTCGTAATAAAGATGAGCTGAATGCAATTGTTGAAAAGAGTTTAAAGCGAGCTGCTTTATGGGATGAAGTGAAAGATAAGTTGCATAAGTCTGCGTTAGCTTTATCTGGTGGACAGCAACAACGTTTATGTATCGCCCGAACTGTAGCAATGAATCCTGAAGTTATCTTAATGGATGAACCAACTAGTGCGTTGGATCCAATTGCGACTGCGAAGATTGAGCAACTAATGGTAGAACTAAAAGAACGCTATACTATAGTTATCGTAACCCATTCAATGCAACAAGCATCACGTATTTCTGATACAACAGCATTCTTTTTATTGGGCTCACTAATAGAAATGAATGACACACAGTCTATATTCTCGTTACCGAAAGATCAACGTACAGAAGATTATATTACAGGACGTTTTGGATAA
- the phoU gene encoding phosphate signaling complex protein PhoU, translating to MAPVKGTRVLDEELKGINEKVQELGQAVRQTYLDMRNILETNDKEMALALVRNDETINEMEEEINEETIRIIALQAPVATDLRVLISALKIAGQLERIADYAVNVADYVLLVRDTTSLPTTPAINIMLSFIVEMLELVMQAYSEQNLKLAKEVAAMDNKLDEMYGEALELILKKANTEELTEYDLKTTLIIKYLERAGDHITNVAESIAYLVKGRSYDLNKGIAKRKTYKI from the coding sequence ATGGCGCCAGTAAAAGGAACAAGAGTTCTAGATGAAGAACTTAAAGGAATTAATGAAAAAGTCCAGGAACTTGGGCAAGCAGTTCGCCAAACATATTTAGATATGAGAAATATCTTGGAGACTAATGATAAGGAAATGGCATTAGCTCTAGTACGAAATGATGAAACGATCAATGAAATGGAAGAAGAAATCAATGAAGAGACAATTAGAATTATTGCTCTTCAAGCTCCAGTTGCAACAGATTTGCGGGTGTTGATTTCAGCACTGAAAATAGCGGGACAGTTAGAACGTATTGCGGATTATGCAGTTAATGTTGCAGATTATGTTTTACTTGTTAGAGACACAACAAGCTTGCCAACAACGCCAGCAATAAATATCATGCTATCATTTATTGTAGAAATGCTTGAATTGGTTATGCAGGCTTATAGTGAACAAAACCTTAAGTTGGCAAAAGAAGTTGCAGCTATGGATAATAAGCTTGACGAAATGTATGGTGAGGCGCTTGAATTAATTTTAAAGAAAGCGAACACCGAAGAACTTACTGAATATGATTTGAAAACAACTTTAATTATCAAATACTTGGAAAGAGCCGGGGATCATATTACCAATGTGGCTGAATCTATTGCATATTTGGTAAAGGGAAGATCATATGATTTAAATAAAGGAATTGCAAAGAGAAAAACATATAAAATATAG